The following DNA comes from Gloeomargarita sp. SRBZ-1_bins_9.
CCGATAGCCCAACTCGGCGCAACGCAACCCCGTCGCCGCCGCCACCGACGTCTTGCCCACACCCCCTTTGCCCGTCATCAACAACAGCCGCATCCTGCCCCCTCAACCCGCATCCCTAGCATAGCGCTTTTAGCAATTAGCCCGGCTTATTGATAGGCGCACTGGTCGAGAATGGCCCGCAGCCGGTCGTAGTCATCCTTGAGCAACAGACTCAGCTTGCGCCCCGCTTGGACCAACCACTGGGTATCCGCCCCGCGAATCTGATAAATGTAGCGCAGGACCGCCCCCACCAGGTTATCCACCGGCGCACCGCTCAGTTGCAGCAGCGTCCGCAAAAAATCCAACTGCTCGCTAAAGGCGATAACCTCCTCCGGCGTGCACTGATACACTGCCTGGTGAATTTGCGGCGGGCGCGGGGGCAGGTAGTGGTAAAAAACCCGGCGGTCCGGTGGCTGAAACCCCACAATCGCCGCCCGAAACTCCGTTTTCAACATGGCAAAAATCTGGGGCTGTTGCTCCCGCAATTCCTCCAGGGACAACCCCAACGCGCGGGTGCGGTGCACCTGGTCCACCGGGCTGGCGCTGACGTGATAGACCA
Coding sequences within:
- a CDS encoding HAS-barrel domain-containing protein, which encodes MGLPSPPQRHPHHLAEVIATSTTEFCAQCLEPPVLDFPAMPPFGCWVRAADNETQNQIYAVVYHVSASPVDQVHRTRALGLSLEELREQQPQIFAMLKTEFRAAIVGFQPPDRRVFYHYLPPRPPQIHQAVYQCTPEEVIAFSEQLDFLRTLLQLSGAPVDNLVGAVLRYIYQIRGADTQWLVQAGRKLSLLLKDDYDRLRAILDQCAYQ